Proteins encoded by one window of Vibrio algicola:
- the yaaA gene encoding peroxide stress protein YaaA: MLILVSPAKTLDYDSPLSTRKHTQPEFISHSAQLIDVCRKLSPQDISGLMKVSDKIAGLNVARFEQWSDHFDFDNARQAIFAFKGDVYTGLDATSLSDAELDYAQSHLRMLSGLYGLLKPLDLMQPYRLEMGTRLANERGTNLYQFWGDIITEAVNQALQAQGDDFLINLASNEYFKAVKPKKVTGQIITPVFKDCKNGTYKVISFYAKKARGMMARYIIENKVSSLADLKEFDVAGYYFVEAESSATELVFKREEQK, encoded by the coding sequence ATGTTGATCTTGGTTTCCCCGGCAAAGACGTTAGATTACGACTCACCTTTATCCACGCGTAAGCATACCCAGCCAGAGTTTATTTCACACTCTGCACAACTGATCGATGTGTGTCGCAAGCTTTCACCACAAGACATTTCTGGCTTAATGAAAGTTAGTGATAAAATTGCTGGTTTGAATGTGGCGCGCTTTGAGCAGTGGAGCGACCACTTTGATTTTGATAATGCTCGCCAAGCCATTTTTGCTTTTAAAGGCGATGTTTATACGGGGTTGGATGCGACCAGCTTATCCGATGCTGAGCTTGACTATGCTCAATCGCACCTGCGAATGCTTTCCGGTTTGTATGGTTTATTAAAGCCGTTAGATCTGATGCAACCGTATCGTTTGGAAATGGGCACTCGCCTGGCTAATGAACGTGGTACTAACTTGTATCAATTCTGGGGCGACATTATTACCGAGGCGGTTAATCAAGCGCTACAGGCACAAGGGGATGATTTTCTAATTAATCTTGCTTCGAATGAATACTTTAAAGCCGTGAAACCAAAGAAAGTGACAGGCCAGATCATTACGCCGGTGTTTAAAGATTGCAAAAATGGCACTTATAAAGTGATCAGCTTTTATGCCAAAAAAGCCCGCGGCATGATGGCGCGTTATATCATCGAGAATAAGGTTTCATCATTAGCGGATCTAAAAGAATTTGATGTCGCAGGTTATTATTTTGTTGAGGCTGAATCGAGCGCGACCGAATTGGTGTTTAAGCGCGAAGAGCAGAAGTAG